The proteins below come from a single Bombus vancouverensis nearcticus unplaced genomic scaffold, iyBomVanc1_principal scaffold0040, whole genome shotgun sequence genomic window:
- the LOC143304581 gene encoding omega-amidase NIT2-like, which yields MPEIEGDKLYNTCTIWGPDGTLIAKHRKVHLFDIDIPNKITFRESDSLSPGNSLTM from the exons atgcctgaaatagagggcgataaattgtacaatacctgtactatttggggtcccgatggaactttgatagcaaagcaccgaaag gtacatctattcgacatcgacattcctaataagattacttttcgagagagtgattcactcagtcctggtaactccctaacgatgtga
- the LOC143304577 gene encoding venom serine protease Bi-VSP-like, with protein MEVQMPAIKNAECKIAYSKFPNAPDITDGIICAEHAQGGEDSCTADRGGPLLIQHELTSYLIGIVSYAYKCGTAGYPSVYTRVTSYLDFILQAMQ; from the exons atggaagtacaaatgccagcgattaagaacgccgaatgcaaaatagcttattccaaatttcctaatgcacctgatatcactgatggtataatatgcgccgaacatgctcagggtggagaggattcttgtacg gctgaccgcggcggaccactgctgatacaacatgaattaacctcgtatttaataggtattgtgtcttacgcttataagtgcggcacagctggctatcccagcgtttacactagggtcacatcgtaccttgacttcattctccaagcgatgcaataa